The following coding sequences lie in one Mycobacterium gordonae genomic window:
- a CDS encoding spermine/spermidine synthase domain-containing protein, protein MHETPYLRIDLDRVRANFRALRAALPDTDIRYAVKANPALPVLRLLADEGSGFDVASVGETDACISVAIGGDRLAFGNTIKKPAAVAAAYARGVRLFAFDTPHDLAVLAEHAPGSRVECRVAPAFPASVTPFGDKFGCAPDQAAELLDRARSAGLVAAGVSFHVGSQQLDAAAWEIGIRCAASIFDVVGGLTTINAGGGFPLPYTGAAPEPELIADTIMGALHRYFGSQPPRLAVEPGRVIVGAAGTIACEVVSVRTGTDGRRWVYLDVGRYSGLAETENEYIRYLVRTQRDGDEVADAVLAGPTCDGDDVLYQRYALPVTLRAGDAVEICDTGAYTGSYASVEFNGFAPLPTIFGAVDNPGRTIVEPLAPGLTRSWTLSEVICDVRTPFQELVIGRTEQGVALFSDGERQSTEFSQLVYHEALLVPALLLADRIERVLIIGSGEGVISQLAVAAGAGHVDHVDIDRDAVRLCAEHLPYGYSMAELRRAEAGLGPITMHYRDGWEFVEHHSGRYDIVVVDLPDERAEAAPHNRLYGSVFLSRCRRIGRVVVGQAGCPTLWRNETLRSSWQRFRETFCTVVYFGSDEHEWAFLSGLSDPTVDPVGLMSQRLPALAYRPRTIDAHSLIAATVPPKALRG, encoded by the coding sequence GTGCACGAAACGCCCTACCTGAGGATCGATCTGGACCGGGTGCGTGCCAATTTCCGGGCGCTGCGTGCCGCACTGCCCGACACGGACATCCGGTATGCCGTCAAAGCCAATCCCGCCCTGCCAGTCCTGCGGCTGCTGGCGGATGAGGGGTCCGGGTTCGACGTCGCCTCGGTCGGCGAGACCGATGCCTGCATCAGCGTGGCAATCGGAGGTGATCGGCTGGCATTCGGCAACACCATCAAGAAGCCGGCGGCGGTGGCGGCGGCCTACGCGCGCGGGGTACGTCTGTTTGCCTTCGACACCCCGCACGACCTGGCTGTGCTGGCCGAGCACGCACCCGGATCTCGGGTGGAATGTCGTGTCGCTCCGGCTTTTCCGGCCTCAGTGACTCCCTTCGGGGATAAGTTCGGATGCGCCCCCGATCAGGCCGCCGAACTGCTCGACCGCGCCCGGTCGGCGGGGCTGGTCGCCGCGGGCGTGAGCTTCCACGTCGGCTCGCAGCAGCTCGACGCTGCTGCGTGGGAGATCGGCATCCGTTGTGCCGCTTCGATATTCGACGTCGTCGGCGGGCTGACGACGATCAACGCCGGCGGCGGCTTCCCGCTGCCCTACACCGGAGCCGCACCGGAACCCGAGCTGATCGCCGACACCATCATGGGGGCACTGCATCGCTATTTCGGTTCACAGCCGCCCAGGTTGGCGGTGGAGCCGGGGCGGGTGATCGTCGGCGCCGCCGGCACCATCGCGTGCGAGGTGGTGTCGGTACGCACCGGAACCGACGGCCGGCGCTGGGTTTACCTCGATGTCGGCCGCTACAGCGGGCTCGCGGAGACCGAGAACGAGTACATCCGTTACCTGGTGCGGACGCAGCGCGACGGTGACGAGGTCGCGGACGCCGTGCTGGCGGGACCGACGTGCGACGGTGACGACGTTCTGTACCAGCGTTATGCGCTGCCGGTCACGCTGCGCGCGGGAGACGCAGTCGAGATCTGTGATACCGGCGCCTACACCGGCAGTTACGCCTCGGTGGAGTTCAACGGATTCGCACCGCTGCCAACCATCTTCGGCGCAGTCGACAATCCGGGCCGGACGATCGTCGAACCGTTGGCGCCGGGACTCACCCGCAGTTGGACGCTGTCCGAGGTGATCTGCGACGTGCGAACTCCTTTCCAGGAACTGGTGATCGGCCGCACCGAGCAGGGCGTGGCGCTCTTCAGCGACGGCGAACGCCAGAGCACCGAGTTCAGTCAGCTGGTCTACCACGAGGCGCTGCTGGTACCCGCGCTGTTGCTGGCCGACAGGATCGAGCGGGTACTGATCATCGGATCCGGCGAGGGCGTCATCAGTCAGTTGGCCGTCGCAGCCGGGGCCGGCCACGTCGACCACGTCGACATCGACCGCGACGCGGTGCGGTTGTGCGCCGAACACCTGCCCTACGGCTATTCGATGGCCGAATTGCGCAGAGCGGAAGCGGGATTGGGTCCGATCACGATGCACTACCGGGACGGCTGGGAGTTCGTGGAACACCACAGCGGCCGGTATGACATCGTGGTGGTCGACCTACCCGACGAGCGAGCCGAGGCCGCGCCACACAATCGCTTGTACGGCAGCGTCTTTCTGAGCAGGTGCCGCCGGATCGGCCGGGTGGTCGTCGGCCAGGCGGGCTGCCCGACGCTGTGGCGCAACGAGACGCTACGCTCGTCGTGGCAGCGATTTCGCGAAACGTTTTGCACCGTGGTCTATTTCGGCAGCGACGAGCACGAGTGGGCGTTTCTGTCCGGCCTTTCAGATCCGACAGTTGACCCCGTGGGCCTCATGTCCCAGCGGCTGCCCGCACTGGCTTACCGACCGCGCACGATCGATGCCCATTCGCTGATCGCAGCCACCGTGCCGCCGAAGGCGTTGCGGGGCTGA
- a CDS encoding PE family protein produces the protein MSYLFIAPDVVTAAAQDVARIGSQVGAANAAAVTQTTSVVVAAGDEVSAAIAALFGAYGQQYQQLGVRAAEFHEQFVRALSAGAGAYAVGEAASASPLQALQDAVLGAINAPTNLLLGRPLIGDGANGAPGTGQAGGAGGILVGNGGSGGSGVPGGAGGAGGAAGLIGQGGAGGAGGAGVGGVGGVGGAGGSGGWLWGAGGAGGVGGTGAAGGFSGGAGGAGGANGLLGGASGAGGAGGVGGAGVISGTGGTGGTGGVNRALVGGVAGMGGAGGAGGTGDLGDAGLAGPGIAGPGGAGGAGGAGGVGGANRGLLFGAGGAGGAGGAGGTGGAGGVGGSGVGLELAGGAGGVGGDGGAAGAGGAGGAGGIFGTTGLTGVPGVGGSGGAGGAGGAGDVGVADLSKGGSGFAGGAGGAGGAGGVGLGGGNGGNGGDGGAGGAAGNGGFSLLGSGGAGGDGGIGGVGGDASDGGAAGKGGGGGAGGAGGGAGAGDTGNDGGDGGSGGAGGAGGAGGNSGVGSVNGSGGAGGAGGAGAAGGSGGSGVGAGVDGGDGGAGGGGGDAGAGGAAGTGGSGGVAGQAGIGGAGGAGGDGGTGDAGKSGGNGGAGFAGGAGGAGGAGGAGIGGVNGGAGGGGGAGGAGGGGGDGGDGIGTADGGLGGGGGKGGTGGDGGSATDGGDGGSAGDGGDGGKAGKGGQAGSSGGAGGSAGRGGDGGAGGAGGGATGGGDGGAGGKGGSGGLGGLGGTGRNAGGAGGSGGFGGAGGEGGSAIGGGDGGFGGDGGKGGRAFTGGNASFSGGAGANGGVGGSGGAGGGGGAAFGGGNGGNGGAGGSGDFGGLGGLGTGTGASGNGGSGGSGSIGGNGGAAIGGGIGGNGGIGGDGGSGGNGDVGRSLGGNGGFGGNGGNGGTIGGLGAAGGTGGAGGQPGGTKGGNGSPGSNG, from the coding sequence ATGTCGTATCTCTTTATCGCTCCGGATGTCGTAACGGCGGCGGCCCAGGACGTGGCGCGGATCGGGTCGCAGGTGGGGGCGGCCAACGCGGCGGCAGTGACGCAGACGACGTCGGTGGTGGTCGCGGCTGGGGATGAGGTGTCGGCGGCGATTGCTGCGCTGTTCGGTGCCTACGGGCAGCAGTATCAGCAGCTCGGTGTGCGGGCCGCAGAGTTTCATGAGCAGTTCGTGCGGGCCTTGTCCGCGGGGGCGGGGGCGTATGCGGTGGGTGAGGCGGCTAGCGCGTCGCCGTTGCAGGCGCTGCAGGACGCGGTGCTGGGGGCGATCAATGCGCCGACGAACCTGCTGCTGGGGCGTCCGCTGATCGGGGATGGGGCCAATGGAGCGCCGGGCACCGGGCAGGCCGGTGGGGCCGGCGGGATCTTGGTGGGCAACGGCGGCAGCGGCGGGTCCGGGGTTCCTGGTGGGGCGGGCGGAGCGGGTGGGGCGGCGGGGTTGATCGGGCAGGGTGGTGCCGGCGGGGCCGGCGGCGCGGGTGTGGGCGGGGTGGGCGGTGTCGGTGGGGCTGGCGGGAGCGGTGGCTGGTTGTGGGGCGCCGGCGGTGCCGGTGGTGTGGGTGGCACGGGCGCCGCCGGTGGGTTCTCCGGCGGTGCAGGCGGGGCGGGCGGCGCCAATGGGCTCTTGGGTGGCGCGAGTGGGGCCGGCGGGGCCGGGGGAGTGGGTGGGGCAGGGGTAATCAGCGGAACGGGTGGGACGGGCGGAACGGGCGGGGTTAATCGCGCGCTGGTGGGTGGGGTGGCGGGCATGGGTGGCGCAGGCGGGGCGGGCGGCACCGGTGATCTGGGCGACGCGGGTCTGGCCGGCCCCGGGATCGCCGGGCCAGGGGGCGCTGGTGGCGCTGGCGGGGCGGGCGGAGTCGGAGGAGCCAACCGGGGGCTGCTCTTCGGTGCTGGGGGCGCTGGTGGTGCGGGGGGAGCCGGAGGTACCGGCGGAGCCGGCGGAGTGGGCGGTAGCGGGGTGGGCTTGGAGCTGGCCGGCGGTGCCGGCGGGGTCGGGGGAGACGGCGGGGCGGCCGGTGCAGGAGGAGCAGGCGGGGCTGGCGGAATATTCGGGACCACAGGCCTGACTGGCGTCCCAGGCGTCGGTGGCTCCGGCGGAGCGGGCGGAGCCGGGGGAGCGGGTGATGTCGGGGTTGCGGATTTGTCGAAGGGCGGAAGCGGCTTTGCGGGCGGCGCCGGAGGCGCGGGTGGGGCCGGTGGGGTTGGACTTGGCGGCGGCAACGGCGGCAACGGTGGCGATGGGGGCGCCGGCGGCGCCGCCGGTAACGGCGGTTTCTCGCTGCTTGGCAGCGGCGGCGCAGGCGGCGACGGCGGTATCGGCGGGGTGGGCGGTGACGCCAGCGATGGCGGGGCTGCGGGCAAGGGCGGGGGCGGTGGTGCCGGCGGGGCCGGTGGCGGCGCTGGCGCCGGCGATACGGGCAACGACGGTGGTGACGGTGGGTCTGGGGGAGCTGGCGGGGCCGGCGGGGCCGGCGGCAACAGTGGTGTCGGCAGCGTCAATGGGTCCGGTGGGGCTGGTGGAGCCGGCGGTGCCGGTGCAGCCGGTGGATCCGGTGGTTCCGGTGTGGGTGCCGGTGTGGACGGTGGGGACGGCGGCGCCGGCGGGGGCGGCGGTGATGCCGGCGCGGGCGGCGCGGCGGGTACCGGGGGCAGCGGTGGTGTCGCGGGACAGGCCGGAATCGGCGGCGCAGGCGGAGCGGGTGGCGACGGCGGAACCGGGGATGCCGGGAAAAGCGGCGGCAACGGCGGAGCCGGCTTTGCCGGCGGGGCGGGTGGCGCCGGAGGGGCCGGAGGCGCCGGCATCGGCGGCGTCAATGGCGGAGCTGGCGGTGGCGGTGGCGCGGGCGGGGCTGGCGGCGGCGGTGGTGATGGCGGCGACGGCATCGGTACGGCCGACGGCGGGTTAGGCGGTGGCGGTGGTAAGGGCGGTACCGGCGGGGACGGGGGTTCGGCAACGGACGGCGGCGACGGCGGCAGTGCTGGCGATGGCGGTGACGGAGGCAAGGCCGGGAAGGGCGGGCAAGCCGGTTCTAGTGGCGGAGCCGGTGGCAGCGCCGGTCGAGGCGGGGACGGTGGCGCCGGTGGCGCGGGTGGTGGCGCTACCGGAGGCGGCGACGGTGGGGCGGGCGGAAAGGGTGGGTCCGGCGGGCTTGGTGGCCTAGGTGGGACTGGCCGCAACGCCGGCGGTGCCGGCGGTAGCGGCGGCTTCGGTGGCGCCGGCGGTGAGGGCGGTAGCGCTATCGGCGGCGGCGACGGCGGCTTCGGTGGTGACGGCGGGAAAGGTGGCCGGGCCTTTACCGGCGGAAATGCGTCATTCAGCGGTGGCGCGGGAGCTAACGGCGGCGTTGGTGGCTCTGGCGGCGCTGGCGGCGGCGGTGGTGCCGCTTTCGGCGGTGGCAACGGCGGTAACGGTGGCGCCGGGGGCAGCGGCGACTTCGGCGGCCTTGGCGGCCTGGGCACCGGTACGGGCGCCAGCGGCAATGGCGGTAGCGGCGGCTCCGGTTCAATCGGCGGTAACGGCGGTGCGGCAATCGGTGGGGGCATCGGCGGTAACGGCGGAATCGGCGGTGACGGCGGCTCCGGCGGCAACGGTGACGTCGGGCGGAGCCTCGGCGGCAACGGCGGATTCGGCGGCAACGGCGGCAACGGCGGCACGATCGGGGGCTTGGGCGCCGCCGGCGGCACTGGCGGCGCGGGTGGCCAGCCCGGAGGCACCAAAGGTGGCAACGGCAGCCCCGGCAGTAATGGCTGA
- a CDS encoding AraC family transcriptional regulator has product MNKTVEWRLESGNARFGHTFDIFGRMPGAEAQIWDVALSSATGRHILETARRHGVDAAVCLSGTGLTTAELHDPATEIYASQELTMMRNLIGRLGDRPGLGMETGMQYNLADTGIFGYALMASPTFGDAIDVACRYAALTDSYLCLAAPEVTAAEAVMVFDDSRIPRDVRRFVIERDFAIMLRLLPLLLGTSATPLTVRMELADLQLPVSTVEFDNLTVIVQTGPRSALIMPADLMQRSMPAADAQTAAICIRQCEELLNRRRTRRGFSATVRTRLIQDSSAIPSMSVIANELCITERTLHRRLAAEGTSYRALLDEVRATLAGELLRSGLTVEETAQRLGYSETPAFTRAHIRWNGHPPSARRRVAPR; this is encoded by the coding sequence ATGAACAAGACGGTAGAGTGGCGCCTCGAGTCCGGTAATGCTCGATTCGGACACACATTTGATATTTTCGGACGCATGCCGGGCGCCGAAGCTCAGATCTGGGACGTCGCGCTGTCGTCGGCCACCGGTCGGCACATCCTGGAAACGGCCCGGCGGCACGGCGTCGACGCAGCGGTGTGCCTGTCGGGCACGGGCCTGACCACGGCGGAACTACACGATCCGGCCACCGAGATCTACGCCAGCCAGGAGCTGACGATGATGCGCAACCTGATCGGCCGCCTCGGTGACCGACCCGGGCTCGGCATGGAAACGGGGATGCAATACAACCTCGCGGACACCGGGATCTTCGGCTATGCGCTGATGGCCAGCCCCACCTTCGGTGATGCGATCGACGTCGCGTGCCGCTACGCCGCGCTGACCGATTCGTATCTGTGCCTGGCCGCTCCTGAGGTGACGGCTGCCGAGGCGGTGATGGTCTTCGACGACAGCCGTATTCCACGAGATGTCCGGCGGTTCGTGATCGAGCGGGATTTCGCGATCATGCTCAGACTGTTGCCTTTGTTGCTGGGAACCAGCGCCACCCCGTTGACGGTGCGGATGGAGCTGGCGGATCTGCAACTGCCCGTCAGCACCGTCGAGTTCGACAATCTGACCGTCATCGTGCAGACCGGCCCTCGCAGCGCGCTGATCATGCCGGCGGACCTGATGCAGCGCAGCATGCCCGCTGCCGACGCGCAGACCGCCGCGATCTGCATCCGCCAATGCGAAGAGCTGTTGAACCGGCGACGCACCCGCCGTGGCTTCTCCGCGACCGTCCGCACCCGGCTGATCCAGGATTCCTCGGCGATTCCGTCGATGTCGGTGATCGCCAACGAGCTGTGTATCACCGAGCGCACCCTGCACCGACGGTTGGCCGCCGAGGGCACCAGCTATCGCGCGCTGCTCGACGAGGTGCGTGCGACGTTGGCCGGTGAGTTGTTGAGGTCCGGGCTCACCGTCGAGGAGACCGCACAGCGGCTCGGCTATTCCGAGACGCCCGCATTCACCCGCGCACACATTCGGTGGAACGGGCATCCGCCGAGCGCGCGGAGGCGGGTCGCACCCCGGTGA
- a CDS encoding cytochrome P450 → MATDLLRPAPLALVSAARSSVADLWRPVATGGYRDLRRPRPHSAPASVPRTTFDPTLLRSIADPYPELKRLREHTVTVNERLGVWMLGRYDDVHTIVRDSAAFTSRDGIMLRSFVASMVIFTDPPDHTRLRHIVAPLFNKRAVQTWRSDIQALAQAAVADLSRGEVVDMVPALTIPMPINVIAQILGIPREQWPAFRSVSERFAQMFSPRSLPEVVRLMGSAMQAYLRLRSFSDAELRLRAEHPADDLLTRLQAAMAAGELTDHEAFLYVLVLLVAGNETTTNLLGVLLVQLAQDPDLFAELKADRSLLPAAIEETARWGSPVQWVTRTATTDYRVDDVVIPKGARTLLFYASANRDPAKFADPDRFDIHRDTTGHLAFGHGLHFCLGAHLARLEAAAAIDCLLDEVDGLELAGPVRWSTTPSLRGPISVPLRLNRR, encoded by the coding sequence ATGGCAACCGATCTGCTTCGGCCCGCTCCACTGGCGCTCGTCTCGGCGGCCCGCAGCTCGGTGGCCGACCTGTGGCGTCCCGTCGCGACCGGCGGATACCGCGACCTGCGCCGGCCACGGCCGCATTCGGCCCCCGCCTCGGTACCGCGCACCACGTTCGACCCGACGCTCCTGCGCAGCATCGCCGATCCGTATCCGGAGCTGAAACGGCTTCGGGAGCACACGGTGACGGTCAATGAGCGGCTCGGCGTGTGGATGCTCGGCCGCTACGACGACGTGCACACCATCGTCCGGGACAGCGCCGCCTTCACGTCGAGGGACGGCATCATGTTGCGCTCGTTCGTGGCAAGCATGGTCATTTTCACCGACCCGCCGGACCATACCCGGCTGCGGCACATCGTCGCGCCGCTGTTCAACAAGCGTGCGGTGCAGACGTGGCGCAGCGATATCCAAGCGTTGGCCCAGGCGGCGGTCGCGGACCTCAGCCGCGGCGAGGTGGTCGACATGGTTCCGGCGCTGACCATCCCGATGCCGATCAACGTGATCGCGCAGATTCTCGGGATACCGCGGGAGCAGTGGCCGGCATTCCGGTCGGTATCGGAACGGTTTGCGCAAATGTTCAGTCCCCGTTCGCTGCCGGAGGTCGTGCGGCTGATGGGATCGGCAATGCAGGCCTATCTGCGACTGCGCAGCTTCTCTGACGCCGAATTACGTTTGCGGGCAGAGCATCCCGCCGACGACCTGCTGACCCGGTTGCAGGCGGCGATGGCGGCGGGCGAGTTGACCGATCATGAGGCCTTCCTGTACGTGCTGGTTCTGCTGGTCGCGGGGAACGAGACGACGACCAACCTGTTGGGTGTGCTGCTGGTTCAGTTGGCGCAAGACCCGGATCTGTTCGCCGAGCTGAAGGCCGACCGCAGCCTGCTGCCCGCGGCGATCGAAGAGACGGCCCGCTGGGGTTCGCCGGTGCAATGGGTGACGCGGACCGCCACCACTGACTACCGGGTCGATGACGTGGTAATCCCAAAGGGCGCAAGGACGTTGCTGTTCTACGCGTCAGCCAACCGGGATCCTGCCAAGTTCGCCGACCCCGACCGCTTCGACATCCACCGCGATACCACCGGCCATTTGGCGTTCGGGCACGGCCTGCACTTCTGCCTAGGAGCGCATCTGGCCCGCCTCGAGGCGGCGGCGGCCATCGATTGCCTACTCGACGAAGTCGACGGCCTCGAACTCGCCGGGCCCGTGCGATGGAGCACCACGCCGTCGCTGCGCGGACCGATCTCGGTGCCACTGCGCCTGAACCGGCGTTGA
- a CDS encoding PE family protein, with product MSYLVTTPDWVTAAAGDLASIGSSLQATTTAASALTTGIAAAAADEVSATVAHVFGSFGEEFKAVSAQASSYYADFVRLLGGSATAYLNAEIANAGMVLVNSPSAAAAVPGSAYGQLVANTATNLQALGSAWAADPFPLSRQFLANQADYAQQIATVITTLPSLLTNIQAAVQQASSFNGALFAQQFVATQTGFAQTFVTSAINGFNGLAIGLPNFASGLQVAAQTLLTGDYTGAVSEFGRAAFSLLVTGVDTGPVSTVVDLATLSFTATINPRILGPLGEFFTIMNIPGQEAQFFTNLIPPSIPRQMAQNFTNILNTLTVPSIRAEAGLAVLQQTGTLEAFFGLPLVATYAAAGAPLATLNAIAGSAQSFEQAMAAGNYLGAANTLFEAPAAALNGFLNGNVPIDTTINVPTGLDPNFLPANVAIVLHLPSDGFLVPPHPATATVNVPQAPLTPALSLPVTIFGTPFSGLIPLLVNYTPQQLAAAIKPAA from the coding sequence ATGTCTTACTTGGTCACAACGCCGGATTGGGTCACGGCAGCTGCGGGAGATCTGGCGAGTATCGGTTCGTCGCTGCAGGCGACAACTACGGCGGCATCGGCTCTCACGACCGGGATCGCGGCCGCAGCCGCCGATGAGGTGTCGGCCACGGTCGCGCACGTCTTCGGCAGCTTCGGGGAGGAGTTCAAAGCCGTCAGCGCCCAGGCGTCCTCGTACTACGCCGACTTCGTGCGCTTGCTCGGCGGCAGCGCGACGGCTTACCTGAACGCCGAAATCGCCAATGCCGGAATGGTTCTCGTGAATTCGCCCAGCGCGGCCGCCGCCGTTCCAGGCAGCGCCTACGGGCAGCTCGTCGCCAATACGGCCACCAACTTGCAGGCACTGGGCAGCGCCTGGGCCGCCGATCCCTTCCCGCTATCCCGGCAGTTCCTGGCCAATCAAGCGGATTACGCACAGCAAATCGCCACCGTCATCACCACCTTGCCGAGTCTGCTGACCAACATCCAAGCGGCCGTCCAGCAAGCCTCGTCGTTCAACGGCGCGTTGTTTGCACAGCAGTTCGTCGCCACGCAAACCGGCTTCGCTCAGACATTCGTCACCTCGGCGATCAACGGGTTCAACGGTTTGGCGATAGGGCTGCCGAACTTCGCATCGGGGCTTCAGGTTGCTGCCCAAACCCTGCTAACGGGCGACTACACCGGTGCCGTCTCTGAGTTCGGACGGGCCGCATTCAGCCTGCTGGTCACGGGAGTCGATACAGGGCCCGTTTCGACGGTCGTGGACCTGGCCACCCTCAGCTTCACCGCCACGATAAATCCCCGGATCCTCGGGCCGCTGGGTGAGTTCTTCACCATCATGAACATTCCCGGACAAGAGGCGCAGTTCTTCACCAACCTGATACCGCCGTCCATTCCGCGACAGATGGCCCAGAACTTCACCAACATCCTCAACACGCTCACGGTCCCCAGCATCAGAGCGGAAGCCGGGCTGGCTGTCCTGCAACAGACCGGAACCCTCGAAGCCTTCTTCGGGCTGCCGCTCGTGGCCACCTATGCCGCTGCGGGCGCTCCGCTGGCGACGCTGAATGCGATCGCCGGCAGCGCTCAGAGTTTCGAGCAGGCCATGGCGGCCGGCAACTATCTTGGGGCGGCCAACACGCTCTTCGAGGCGCCGGCGGCGGCGTTGAACGGCTTCCTCAACGGCAACGTCCCCATCGATACGACCATCAACGTGCCGACTGGCCTGGATCCGAACTTCCTGCCCGCCAATGTCGCAATAGTGCTGCACCTACCCTCCGACGGTTTCCTTGTTCCTCCCCATCCGGCCACCGCGACGGTGAACGTGCCCCAAGCCCCCCTGACACCTGCTCTCTCACTTCCCGTGACGATCTTCGGTACGCCGTTCTCGGGACTGATTCCCTTGCTGGTGAACTACACGCCGCAACAGCTCGCGGCGGCGATCAAGCCGGCTGCTTAG
- a CDS encoding PE family protein, whose translation MSFIAVAPELLTTAAGSLAGFASTLQEATSAMAAPTTTVAAAAADEVSAAVSRLFAGYGQEFQALSNQMATYHADLVELLHGTAAAYLSTEIANAREGLALADGTPAQTLLGAERGAGASGPAVLPGGAYGQLIVNTATNLQSLGVNWAADPFPLLRQFLANQQSYARQIAAALATDIQNFPTIVANLPVTVPAAIHELLAFNASYYTQQVISTQLGYAQLFGSTMNQAATSLRAGLPNFDLGLQTAFQQVALGNYTIAVSDLAQATAQLLVTGFNIENLTFDFNFATTTATVTMQPILLGPLGDVFTAMTIPSQDAQFLTNLMPPSIPRQMAQNFTNILATLSDPTISAALTVPIANPTTSTVSAFFGLPLVLTYAAAGAPLATWDALAESAQTIQQAWQAGNYVGAVGALADAPAVALDAFLNGNTPIDSTILVPTNLPSFLPQTVGITLHLPADGILVPPHQASATISLPGSGPIPGFPFTEEIFGTPFSGIVPLLLNSIPQQLASSIKPGP comes from the coding sequence TTGTCGTTCATAGCCGTAGCACCGGAATTGCTCACCACCGCAGCTGGGAGTTTGGCGGGTTTCGCCTCAACCCTGCAGGAGGCAACATCGGCGATGGCGGCACCGACTACTACGGTCGCAGCTGCCGCCGCAGACGAGGTGTCAGCCGCTGTCTCGCGACTGTTCGCCGGTTATGGCCAGGAATTCCAAGCCCTCAGCAACCAGATGGCCACGTATCACGCCGATCTGGTGGAGTTGCTGCACGGGACAGCCGCTGCGTACCTCAGCACCGAGATCGCCAACGCAAGAGAAGGTCTCGCGCTCGCCGACGGCACACCGGCCCAGACGCTGCTGGGGGCGGAGCGGGGCGCTGGGGCGTCCGGGCCGGCCGTGCTCCCGGGCGGCGCCTACGGGCAGCTGATCGTCAATACTGCCACCAATCTGCAATCCCTGGGTGTCAACTGGGCCGCCGACCCGTTCCCGCTGCTGCGGCAGTTCCTGGCTAACCAGCAGTCCTACGCACGGCAGATCGCTGCCGCGCTGGCCACCGACATCCAGAACTTCCCCACCATCGTGGCGAATCTGCCCGTGACCGTCCCCGCCGCAATCCACGAATTGCTGGCATTCAACGCCTCGTATTACACCCAGCAGGTCATCTCCACCCAGCTCGGGTATGCCCAATTGTTCGGCAGCACAATGAATCAGGCGGCCACAAGCTTGAGAGCCGGCCTGCCGAACTTCGATCTCGGTCTTCAAACGGCCTTCCAGCAAGTCGCGCTCGGCAACTACACGATCGCGGTGTCGGACCTCGCGCAGGCCACTGCTCAACTCTTGGTCACCGGGTTCAACATCGAGAATCTGACGTTCGACTTCAACTTCGCGACGACGACCGCCACCGTCACGATGCAGCCGATTCTGTTGGGGCCGTTGGGGGACGTGTTCACCGCCATGACCATTCCCAGCCAGGACGCGCAATTCCTCACCAACCTGATGCCACCGTCGATTCCGCGGCAGATGGCGCAGAACTTCACCAACATCCTTGCCACGCTGTCCGATCCGACTATCTCAGCCGCTTTGACTGTGCCGATCGCCAACCCCACGACCAGTACCGTCAGCGCGTTCTTCGGACTGCCGCTGGTGCTCACCTATGCCGCGGCAGGCGCTCCGTTGGCGACCTGGGATGCGCTCGCCGAAAGCGCCCAGACGATTCAGCAAGCGTGGCAGGCCGGGAACTACGTGGGGGCCGTGGGTGCGCTGGCAGACGCTCCAGCCGTCGCCCTCGACGCGTTCCTCAACGGCAACACGCCCATCGATTCCACCATCCTGGTGCCGACGAATCTGCCGAGTTTCCTGCCCCAGACGGTCGGGATCACCCTGCACCTACCCGCCGACGGGATACTCGTTCCTCCCCATCAGGCGTCGGCGACCATCAGCCTGCCCGGATCAGGACCGATTCCCGGTTTCCCGTTCACCGAGGAGATTTTCGGCACGCCGTTCTCGGGAATCGTTCCGCTGCTACTCAACTCCATCCCGCAACAGCTGGCGTCGTCGATCAAACCCGGTCCTTAG
- a CDS encoding DUF350 domain-containing protein has protein sequence MTTTIVALPHSDYWSWLGRGAGAIVLYSILGLVLMIIGFYAIDLTTPGPLRKMVNAGKPNAILVAAAGMVSMAFIVVVAIYSSSGNLREGLLASAVFGLVGIASQVVMMRMATVVMGIDMEALFHSEEFGYHALMVAAAQFALGIVVSVAIL, from the coding sequence ATGACGACGACGATTGTTGCGCTGCCGCATTCAGACTACTGGAGTTGGCTGGGGCGAGGCGCCGGTGCCATCGTGCTCTACTCGATCCTTGGGCTGGTGCTGATGATCATCGGCTTCTACGCCATCGATCTGACCACACCGGGGCCGCTGCGCAAGATGGTCAACGCGGGTAAGCCGAACGCCATTCTGGTGGCCGCGGCCGGCATGGTCAGTATGGCTTTCATTGTGGTGGTTGCCATCTACTCTTCCTCGGGCAATCTGCGCGAGGGGCTGCTGGCTTCGGCGGTGTTCGGGTTGGTCGGCATCGCCTCGCAGGTGGTGATGATGCGGATGGCGACCGTGGTGATGGGCATCGATATGGAGGCGCTCTTCCACTCCGAGGAGTTCGGCTACCACGCCCTGATGGTGGCGGCGGCGCAGTTCGCCCTGGGCATCGTGGTGTCGGTCGCGATTCTGTGA